In Candidatus Manganitrophus noduliformans, the sequence AACGGATATTGAGAGATTTCAACCGAAGCGTCGAGACAACCGTCTTCGTTTAAAGGTGGCGCCGGCGGGAGGCCCTGTGATCATCAGCATCCGAAATCTGGAACCGGTCTATGATATCGAATCGATGGTGCGTGCCGTTCCGTTTGTGTGTGAACGCTTTCCCACTGCGACCTTTCTCATTGGGGGGTCTGGCTCGTTGCGCGGGTCACTCCAGGATCTGACGAAGGAACTAGGCATCGAACAGAATGTCCTTTTTCTAGGATCTCTGTCACAGGAGGAATTGCCGTCCTATCTGGCGTCTTCAGACGTATATATTTCCACGGCACTTTCGGATGGAGGGATTTCAGCGAGCACCGCCGAAGCGATGGCCTCCGGTGTTCCCGTTGTCATCACCGATGTCGGGGACAACAGTCAATGGGTCCAAGATGGCATGAATGGATTTCTGGTTCCTCCCAAAGACCCTTCCTCCGTTGCAAAAAGAACCATTCAGTTGCTGGAGGCGGCCGACATTCGTTTACGGATGGGAAAAAGAGGTCGCCAGGAGATCATGGAGCGAAACAACCTCTATACCGAAATGAAGAAAATGGAAGGATTGTACCACGTATGGGCGGAAAAGGCCCCCTCCAGGAGTCCGGCGGGAAAATGAACCGATTTCCGATTCAAAGCGAACCATTGTTTACTGGCCTGCAAAACAACGAATTCAGGTTCAACCCCGTCCTGAGTTCGAGGAGGGCTTCGAAGCTTGCTATGGCGGGAGCCATTTCTGCGAGTCTTGCCACGATTTTTATCGGCACGGCACATCAGGCGCAGTTTTCTCACGGGGAGGTGATCCTTCCCTGGCAATTTCCGCTCTCCGCGCTGCTCTCATTTTTCCTGAGCGGTCTTTTTTTACTGATCTATATCGCTTCGACCCCCAGGATGTTCTGGCCGGCCCTGGCGGTCACCTCCGTTTTGACGGCCGGCATCTATGTTCTGCGGTTTCCGATTTTCGACGAATGGCTGGCCGGAGCGATTGTCGTCGGCGGCCTGATCGCCGCGGCGAAAGGCCGGGTTCCCCGCCGGAAGATCCGGGTTCATCGCGAATGGGTTGTCTTATTCATGATATTGAGTGGCTATATGTTATTGGAAAGTTTGATTGGCATTTTTGTCCATGGAAACCTCAAATCGGCGCGGTTTTCGATGACCTTCGGCGTCGTTTTTGCCCTCGGCTACCTTCTCGCAAAATACGACTTCCCTCGACCAACCTCTCATCAGGTCACCCTCTTGGTGGCGTGGACCAGCCTTGCTTATTATCTCCTTTATGTCGTTCATGGCGCTGTTTTCTTCTCTTCCGTGCACACCACCATTTTAGAAGGGATCGGCTTTGCCGGCTCGGGTTATCAAACTGCAACCGGGATGGTGGCGGCCCCGACCGCTTTGATCTTGATCGGACGGGAACGAGGAGGGCGGCGCCTATTGGGGTGCGCCGTATTGATCCTCTCTCTCCTCATCTCGGCCCTTTCAGATTCGCGCGCCGGAATGCTCGCCGTCGTCGGAGCGATGGCTGTCAGCCCGTTTGCCATCGGAATGGCGCGGTCGTTTACGATCGCCTTCGTGGGAGTTGTTGCCTCGATCGTGATCGGCACGATCGCATTCGAACGGCCGGAGTGGCTGCTGGACATCGGGGAGGCGATGATAAGCGCCCTCAATGTAGAGGGAGGAAGTTCGACCTATGAATATTTTGGTCGGACGGTTACCGCCGCCAAGGGAGATGCGGGCCGATTTCTATATGTTCGGGGCGCGGTTGAAACCCTCGTTCAAAATCCCCTTCTGGCCCTTACAGGGGCGGGGACTTATGGCTACTTCCCGGTCGCGGGCCCCTACTATGAAAAGGTGGCCGATGAACAGGGGGTGAATACCGCCATTGTCAACTACGGATCTTCTCTGGGCGGGGTGGTCGAGCCGCCCCGGCCTCCCGCCATGGGGGCCCTCATCGCTGAGACCGGTATATTCGGAACGGTCCTCCATCTTCTTTGCGCCCTTGCCGCCGTCTCAACGATTGTATTCCGGCGATCTCGCACGAACAAACTAAGGCTCTTCCTGGGGCCGAATATCCTGATTGCCTCCACCGTCTCCTTGGCGCTCGCCTGGACCTACTTCGGAGAGATTCAGGATATGATCTTATTCTACCTGCTCATTATGCCGTTCGGCCTGGTCCATACCTGGGGAAACGGGACCGGCACGGGAAAACCGGAGGGTGGTTCATGAAGTTGACCGTTTTCAGCCATGCGAGCATGTTGATTGAAAATCAGGGTACAAAGTTGATGACCGATCCGTGGCTGCTCGGCTCGTGTTACTGGCGATCGTGGTGGAACTATCCCAAGCCCCTTCCTTATACGGGACGGGTGGAGGACCTCTCTTACATCTATATTTCACACCATCATTGGGACCACTTTCACGGCCCGTCCCTCCGCGTGTTGCCGCAGAGTGCGACGGTTCTGGTCCCCAAGGCCCATCACACCCTGCTGATCGACGATCTGTCAGGGTTTGGTTTTAAGAATATTGTCGAAATGCCCCATGGAAAATCGGTGGTTCTTGAATCGGGACTGAAATTGACCTCTTACCATTTCGGCCTGTCTCTTGACAGTACTTTGGTGATTGAGAATGGAGAAACCACCATCGTGAACATGAACGACTGTAAAATCACCGGCCTGCCGCTGCGACAGTTTTTAAAGCGCCATCCCCGGGTCGATTTATTGTTTCGCAGTCACTCCTCCGCTTCGGTCTATCCACATTGTGTCGACGCAGAAGACGAAGGGGATCTACAATATCGAACCAACCAGGATTACATGACCGAGTTCCTCCGTTCCGCGGAGATCATCAAGCCGCGCTATGCCATTCCCTTTGCAAGCAATCACTGTTATCTCCATAAAGAAACGATCCGCTACAACAGCACCATCGTCTCGCCGCTCGACGTGAAGGGATATTTTGACCGGCACAAGCCGGAGGGGACCGATTGTCACGTCATGATGGCCGGAGACGTCTGGGACAGCAAAGAAGGTTTTCATCTCCAGGGAGCCGACCCTTTTACAAACCGGCCGGCCTATCTTCAAGAGTACGCAAAAGAGGTCGCTCCCAAATTGGAGGCGTATTATCTCGAGGAGGATAAAGTCACGCTGCCTTTCTCCAAATTCAAAACCTATTTCTCCGGCATGCTGGAGAAACTGCCGCTCGTCAGCCGGCCTCTTTTCAAACCGGTCGTCGCGTTTCAACGGAGGTCGGTCCCCGACGCTTATTGGATCGTCGACTTCGGCCGCCGGTCGGTTTATGAAACGGCGGCGCTCCCGTCCGACTGGAGCGTGGTGATTGAAACCCATCCGGCCGTCTTACGCGACTGCATCCAGAGGCGGATGTTCACCGTTTTTATGCCGAGCAAACGGCTGTCGGTGCGCCTGGCCAAAGGGGCGTTAAAAGACCTGTTCATTCTGACACAGCTTTTAGAGATGGCCGAATACGGCTATTTCCCTCTCGTCAATATCTTGAATCGGCGGTTTGTTTCCGCCTGGCTCCGGCGCTGGCGCGAGGTGATCCACTATTTCGGGATCGCGGCGAAGATGTTCATCCGAAGAAAAAAAGAAGACCCCCTCTCGGCGGCCGTTCCGCGCGTGACCTCCTGAAGCGTCGCCGGGACCCTTTTCGAAGGATGTTTCGGTTCGAGTCATTTTCCGGAAAAGGAATTTGAATGAAGATATGGCTGTTGAAAATCGGGGAGCCGATCCCCTTGGGCGCCACCGTCCGAAAGCTGCGGACCGCCATGATGGCCGATAAGCTGGCGGAACGGGGACACGACGTCGTCTGGTGGACCAGCGCATTTGATCATCACAAAAAAAAGATGGTTTTTAAAGACAACGAAGAGATTGTCCTGCATCCCCGGATCCGGGTCAAGGCGTTGATGGGAATGGAATACCAGCGGAATGTCTCGATCAGGCGATATGCCGACCACTGGATCATCTCGAAGAAATTTAAGAACGCCGCGGAGAATGAGTTCCTCCCGGACGCCGTCATCACCGCCATGCCCGATTATCATCTCGCCTATGAGGCCGTTTCATTCGCGCGCCGCCACCGCATTCCGGTCTTCGTCGATATTCGGGATCCGTGGCCGGATGTTTTTCTGGAGGTGTTGCCCCGGTGGATCCGGCCCTTTCTCAGGAAGATGCTCTTTTATGATTATGGAAAGCTCTCCACTCTCCTTGCAGAATCCGACGGCATTCTCTCTGCAACGAGTACCTGGCTGGAATGGGCATTGCGTAAAACGACAAGGTCCCGTAAAGAAGGGGATCGTGTTTTTTTCCTGGGAGCCCCCAAGTTTCCCCGTGAGAACGTCTCCCGCCCGGACTCAAAACTCGCCCCGATTCGCAAAAAGATTGAAGGAAAATTCGTTCTGACGTTTATCGGGACCTTCAGCCATGTTCACAATCCGGTTGCAGTCATTGATGCGGCAAAGGAATTAAAAAAGCGCGCAACGGCAGGAAATCAACCCATATTCATACTTGCCGGAGACGGTCCCCTCCGCAATCAGATGATGGAGCGCGCTCGGGGTATGGAGAATATCCTTTTTCCAGGTTGGATGAATGGAAATGAAATTACAGAGCTCCTTTCTGTCTCATCCGTCGGACTGGTTCCGTTCGGCGTCGAGACCGATCAGTTCCCCAATAAAGCTTTTACTTATTTGAGCGCCGGACTCCCGGTCCTCTCCTGCGATCAGGGAGACCTCCGGCGCCTGCTCATCGAGTATCAGGCCGGATTCCATTTTTCGCGCAACAACCCGTTCCAGCTCGCAGACATAGTTGAAAAGCTCTCAAAAGAGCCGGTCTTATGGAACGAGATGCGATGCAATGCGAACCGGCTTTTTGAAGAACAGCTGGACGCAGAAAAAATCTATACAGCGTTTGCAGAGCATGTGGAAAGATTCACGGCTCACACCGAAAGGCACCTCAATTACGCAATACAAGATCCAGTCAATGTAACATAAAGAATTCCATTACCCTAATAGCGACAGGAGGATATCGATGTTGGATCGCAAAGAGCAGGAAGCCAAGTTTCACAACCAGCGAGAGCAGGATCGGCTGCAGTTGGATGAAAAAGAATTTCAAAAGAAGTATGCGAATAAAAGGTTCTATGCCGTTGCCCGAAAGTCATCGGCCTATCTCAACGACTGGATGGATCAAAACTGCAAAGGCAAAGCCGTGCTCGATTACTGCTGTGGCACGGGAGGGGTCTCTTTAGAGCTGGCACAGCACGGCGCATACGTTTATGGGATCGATATCTCAGAGGAATCGGTCAGATCGGCCGCGAACAGGCTGGCAGACGCCGGGTACGGGGAAAAATCGCAGTTCAAAGTCATGGATGCGGAGAAGCTCCAGTTCGAAAATAATTTTTTTGACGTGATCGTCTGTAGCGGAGTCCTGCATCATCTCGACGTGACAAAGGCCTTTCCCGAGCTCTCGCGCGTGTTAAAACCGAACGGACAGATTATCTGCCTGGAGTCGCTCGGTTATAATCCGGTGATCAACCTCTATCGAAAAAAGACCCTTCATTTGAGAACGGCCTGGGAAGCGGAGCATATTCTCACCATGCGGGAAGTAAACCTTGCAAAGAACTATTTTAACAAGGTCGACGTCAACTTTTATAACCTCTTTTCGATTTTGGCCGTTCCCTTCAGGAACAGCTTTATTTTTAAACCGCTTCTCACTCTACTTGAGGGAATAGACGCCATTGCCCTGAGGATTCCGTTTGTCAAGCTGATGGCTTGGCAGATGATCTTTGAATTGAAAGAACCCAAGCAGAAGGTGGAAGGATAAAATGGACACAGTTTGATGCGGCATCACAAACCGAGCAAAACATCTGGCCTGTCATGATTAAAAGAATTTTCGACATTGTTTTTTCATCCCTGGGACTTGCGGTACTTTTCCCTTTGCTGCTGCTTATCGGGGTGATCATCAAGGCCGGATCGCCCGGTCCAGTCTTTTACAGAGGGACACGGACCGGGCGATTCGGCCGGCCGTTTCGAATCTATAAATTCAGAACGATGGTGGTCGATGCGGAGAAAAAGGGGGGGCCTTCGACTGCGTTGAATGATCCGCGCCTGACCGACATCGGAAAATTTCTCCGGAAGTACAAACTCGACGAGTTCCCCCAATTGATCAATATCTTTGTCGGAGAGATGAGTTTTGTCGGGCCGAGGCCTCAGGTCGAACGATATACCCAACTTTATAACGACGAAGAAAAGGTCATTTTAACGGTGCGGCCCGGTCTCACCGACTACGCTTCGATCCGATTTATTCACCTGGACAAGATCCTTGGAGATGATCGGGCCGATGAAAAGTATCTGAAGGAAATAGAACCGGAAAAGAACAGACTGCGAATGAAGTATGCAATGAAAAACTCGCTCTGGATCGACACCAAAATCTTGATTCAAACCTTTATCCAGCTTTTCAAAATA encodes:
- a CDS encoding glycosyltransferase family 4 protein: MKIWLLKIGEPIPLGATVRKLRTAMMADKLAERGHDVVWWTSAFDHHKKKMVFKDNEEIVLHPRIRVKALMGMEYQRNVSIRRYADHWIISKKFKNAAENEFLPDAVITAMPDYHLAYEAVSFARRHRIPVFVDIRDPWPDVFLEVLPRWIRPFLRKMLFYDYGKLSTLLAESDGILSATSTWLEWALRKTTRSRKEGDRVFFLGAPKFPRENVSRPDSKLAPIRKKIEGKFVLTFIGTFSHVHNPVAVIDAAKELKKRATAGNQPIFILAGDGPLRNQMMERARGMENILFPGWMNGNEITELLSVSSVGLVPFGVETDQFPNKAFTYLSAGLPVLSCDQGDLRRLLIEYQAGFHFSRNNPFQLADIVEKLSKEPVLWNEMRCNANRLFEEQLDAEKIYTAFAEHVERFTAHTERHLNYAIQDPVNVT
- a CDS encoding class I SAM-dependent methyltransferase, with product MLDRKEQEAKFHNQREQDRLQLDEKEFQKKYANKRFYAVARKSSAYLNDWMDQNCKGKAVLDYCCGTGGVSLELAQHGAYVYGIDISEESVRSAANRLADAGYGEKSQFKVMDAEKLQFENNFFDVIVCSGVLHHLDVTKAFPELSRVLKPNGQIICLESLGYNPVINLYRKKTLHLRTAWEAEHILTMREVNLAKNYFNKVDVNFYNLFSILAVPFRNSFIFKPLLTLLEGIDAIALRIPFVKLMAWQMIFELKEPKQKVEG
- a CDS encoding glycosyltransferase family 4 protein, which produces MRLCYIGNYANIHTRRWTGFFAQQGHEVHVISTTPVREDEVSSVKIHSLATYRTGNYLLDLLLGLLSMFRRVADLKRLIHEIAPDVVHVHYITDAALFALLTGYRPIVLTAWGSDILVSPEQSWIRKQVVKYIVSKADLITCDADHMKRRIVDLGAAPDSVEIIFFGTDIERFQPKRRDNRLRLKVAPAGGPVIISIRNLEPVYDIESMVRAVPFVCERFPTATFLIGGSGSLRGSLQDLTKELGIEQNVLFLGSLSQEELPSYLASSDVYISTALSDGGISASTAEAMASGVPVVITDVGDNSQWVQDGMNGFLVPPKDPSSVAKRTIQLLEAADIRLRMGKRGRQEIMERNNLYTEMKKMEGLYHVWAEKAPSRSPAGK
- a CDS encoding MBL fold metallo-hydrolase, with amino-acid sequence MKLTVFSHASMLIENQGTKLMTDPWLLGSCYWRSWWNYPKPLPYTGRVEDLSYIYISHHHWDHFHGPSLRVLPQSATVLVPKAHHTLLIDDLSGFGFKNIVEMPHGKSVVLESGLKLTSYHFGLSLDSTLVIENGETTIVNMNDCKITGLPLRQFLKRHPRVDLLFRSHSSASVYPHCVDAEDEGDLQYRTNQDYMTEFLRSAEIIKPRYAIPFASNHCYLHKETIRYNSTIVSPLDVKGYFDRHKPEGTDCHVMMAGDVWDSKEGFHLQGADPFTNRPAYLQEYAKEVAPKLEAYYLEEDKVTLPFSKFKTYFSGMLEKLPLVSRPLFKPVVAFQRRSVPDAYWIVDFGRRSVYETAALPSDWSVVIETHPAVLRDCIQRRMFTVFMPSKRLSVRLAKGALKDLFILTQLLEMAEYGYFPLVNILNRRFVSAWLRRWREVIHYFGIAAKMFIRRKKEDPLSAAVPRVTS
- a CDS encoding sugar transferase; amino-acid sequence: MIKRIFDIVFSSLGLAVLFPLLLLIGVIIKAGSPGPVFYRGTRTGRFGRPFRIYKFRTMVVDAEKKGGPSTALNDPRLTDIGKFLRKYKLDEFPQLINIFVGEMSFVGPRPQVERYTQLYNDEEKVILTVRPGLTDYASIRFIHLDKILGDDRADEKYLKEIEPEKNRLRMKYAMKNSLWIDTKILIQTFIQLFKIKSLWNTKNLG